The following is a genomic window from Prosthecobacter vanneervenii.
GACGGTGACACTGGCGGAGTCGTCGATACGCTTTACGAAATCGGTCAGGAGTTTCAGGGCTCCGCCTGCCCGCTGCAGTCCGGGGGTGGTGCGGATGTCCACGCGCAGCTTGCATGAATCTGCCACGATATTGCTGCGCGTGCCGCCTTGTACCATTCCAAGGTTGATCGTGCTGAAGCCCAGCCACTCATCTGAGCCGCCCTCCTGGGCCAGCAAAGCGCGGAACTGGGTGTCCAAGGCGGTGACAAGGCGGGCCATTTTCACGATGGCGTTCACTCCCAACTCTGGCGTCGCACCGTGAACTGCGACTCCGGTGGTGTGCACGTCTGCCCAGAGGCAGCCTTTGTGGCGGAAGACGGTCTTGAGGCTAGTGGGCTCGCCGATGATGGCGAGGTCGTAGCGGCCGTGATGCTTCGCAAAGTGTTGAGAACCAAGCTGTGCGCTCTCCTCGGACATGAAGCCGACGAAGTGGACTTCGACGGGAAGAGAGGGGATTTCGTGGCGCATCTCGTGGAGGGCCCAGAGCATGGAGGCCATGGGGCCCTTGGTATCTGAGGCACCGCGGCCCCAGATGCGGCCATCGCGAAGCTCGCCGCCAAAGGGGTCGATGGTCATGCCACCCACGCTAACTG
Proteins encoded in this region:
- a CDS encoding M20 family metallopeptidase — its product is MAPLPANVVELTQALVRIPSVNPDGDPGTPSTGEEQCARYVADFLTASGAEAVLEEVEPGRPNVIGRFPTHPSPDGSPKPRILFAPHTDTVSVGGMTIDPFGGELRDGRIWGRGASDTKGPMASMLWALHEMRHEIPSLPVEVHFVGFMSEESAQLGSQHFAKHHGRYDLAIIGEPTSLKTVFRHKGCLWADVHTTGVAVHGATPELGVNAIVKMARLVTALDTQFRALLAQEGGSDEWLGFSTINLGMVQGGTRSNIVADSCKLRVDIRTTPGLQRAGGALKLLTDFVKRIDDSASVTVVSEAFHLDTDPANAFVQKLIAAGSELTGAPWFCDAAFLAVAGTPAIAIGPGSIAQAHTKDEFIAVSDLEAGVDFFRRFLAGLK